In a genomic window of Actinomycetota bacterium:
- the cmk gene encoding (d)CMP kinase, with the protein MSAPVVALDGPAGSGKSTVASAVARALGVPHVDTGAMYRAVTLKALRAGVAPSDARALAALLPGTDIDLVGDRVLLDGVDESAAIRSPPVTASVSQVAAQPAVRAWLLDRQRALVSRRGGVMEGRDIGTMVLPDAPCKVFLTADAAERARRRAAELRAGGAEASDASVRAEIEARDQLDSSRAASPLRVADGAVVIDSTGRSVEDVVAEIVGLAGGGARG; encoded by the coding sequence GTGAGCGCTCCGGTGGTGGCGCTCGATGGTCCGGCGGGATCGGGCAAGAGCACGGTGGCCTCGGCGGTGGCCCGTGCCCTGGGCGTGCCCCACGTGGACACCGGCGCGATGTACCGGGCGGTGACCCTGAAGGCGCTGCGCGCCGGTGTGGCGCCCTCCGACGCCCGGGCCCTGGCGGCGCTGCTCCCGGGCACCGACATCGACCTGGTCGGGGACCGGGTGCTGCTGGACGGCGTGGACGAGTCCGCCGCCATCCGCTCCCCGCCGGTCACCGCCTCGGTGTCGCAGGTGGCGGCCCAGCCCGCGGTGCGGGCCTGGCTGCTCGACCGCCAGCGGGCGCTCGTCAGCCGGCGGGGGGGCGTGATGGAGGGGCGGGACATCGGCACGATGGTGCTGCCCGACGCGCCGTGCAAGGTCTTCCTCACCGCCGACGCCGCCGAGCGGGCGCGCCGGCGGGCCGCCGAACTGCGCGCGGGCGGGGCGGAGGCCTCCGACGCCTCGGTGCGGGCGGAGATCGAGGCCCGGGACCAGCTGGACTCGAGCCGGGCGGCTTCCCCCCTCCGGGTGGCGGACGGGGCGGTCGTGATCGATTCCACCGGGCGCAGCGTCGAGGACGTGGTGGCGGAGATCGTGGGGCTGGCCGGCGGAGGTGCCCGTGGCTGA
- the aroA gene encoding 3-phosphoshikimate 1-carboxyvinyltransferase has translation MDVVVQPVERLRGSVAVPGDKSISHRALMLAAMARGRSVIRGLAPGADVASTLSCLRTLGLAQPTGGPSGEIGIEGLEWQLPRSAALDAGNSGTTMRLLAGAVAGRPTSCVLAGDASLSRRPMARVAVPLRLMGATVELAAGDRPPVRVLGGELDGIDYPMPVASAQVKSAVLLAGLQASGTTRLGEPAPSRDHTERFLQWLGVPLAREGSAVVLPPGPHLPLPGFLLHVPGDFSSAAFWIVAALLVPGSDVTLTGVGLNPSRTGLLDILALMGAGIEAEPGAAATADGPEPAGVVRVRACPLHGADVAGPVVANAIDELPLVAVAATQAEGVTTIRDAGELRVKESDRLAVLAGGLRALGADVTETPDGMVVHGPVRLHGGAVDAGGDHRMAMAFAVAALGATGPVTISGWESTAISYPGFLDTLGGLAS, from the coding sequence ATGGATGTGGTGGTGCAGCCCGTGGAGCGCTTGCGCGGGTCGGTGGCGGTGCCGGGAGACAAGTCAATCTCCCACCGCGCGCTGATGCTGGCCGCGATGGCCCGGGGGCGGTCCGTGATCCGGGGCCTGGCGCCCGGGGCCGATGTGGCCTCGACCCTGTCGTGCCTGCGCACGCTCGGGTTGGCCCAGCCCACGGGAGGGCCGTCCGGCGAGATCGGCATCGAGGGCCTGGAATGGCAGCTGCCGAGGTCGGCCGCCCTCGACGCCGGGAACTCCGGCACCACGATGCGGCTGCTGGCGGGGGCGGTCGCCGGGCGGCCCACATCGTGCGTGCTGGCGGGCGACGCCTCACTCTCCCGCCGGCCCATGGCCCGGGTGGCGGTCCCGCTGCGCCTGATGGGGGCAACCGTGGAGCTGGCCGCGGGCGACCGCCCGCCGGTGCGGGTGCTGGGGGGCGAGTTGGATGGCATCGACTACCCGATGCCGGTCGCCAGCGCGCAGGTGAAGAGCGCGGTGCTGCTGGCGGGCCTGCAGGCCTCGGGGACCACCCGCCTGGGGGAGCCGGCTCCCTCCCGCGACCACACCGAGCGGTTCTTGCAGTGGCTGGGCGTGCCCCTGGCCCGGGAGGGCTCGGCGGTGGTGCTCCCGCCCGGGCCGCACCTGCCCCTGCCCGGGTTCCTCCTGCACGTGCCGGGCGACTTCTCCTCGGCCGCCTTCTGGATCGTGGCGGCGCTGCTGGTGCCCGGGAGCGACGTCACCTTGACCGGGGTCGGCCTGAACCCGTCGCGCACCGGGCTGCTGGACATCCTGGCGTTGATGGGCGCGGGCATCGAGGCCGAGCCGGGGGCTGCGGCCACCGCCGACGGCCCCGAGCCGGCCGGGGTGGTGCGGGTCCGGGCGTGCCCCCTGCACGGCGCCGATGTCGCCGGGCCGGTGGTGGCCAACGCCATCGACGAGCTGCCGCTGGTCGCCGTCGCCGCCACCCAGGCCGAGGGCGTGACCACCATCCGCGACGCCGGCGAGCTGCGGGTGAAGGAATCCGACCGGCTGGCGGTGCTGGCCGGCGGGCTCCGGGCCCTCGGGGCGGACGTCACCGAGACCCCCGACGGGATGGTGGTGCACGGGCCGGTGCGCCTGCACGGCGGGGCCGTGGATGCCGGGGGCGACCACCGGATGGCGATGGCGTTCGCCGTGGCGGCCCTGGGGGCCACCGGCCCGGTCACCATCTCGGGCTGGGAGTCGACCGCGATCTCCTACCCCGGCTTCCTCGACACCCTCGGCGGCCTCGCCTCGTGA
- the crcB gene encoding fluoride efflux transporter CrcB: protein MTSPLVWGGLAGAGAAGAVARYLVDVAVNRRTRGDFPWGTLLINVSGSLILGILTGLALYHGFPATPKVILGTGFCGGYTTFSTFTFETVRLLEEGEVKAAAGNVAGTLLAGAGAAALGLVLAAR from the coding sequence GTGACGTCGCCGCTGGTGTGGGGCGGCCTGGCGGGGGCCGGGGCTGCCGGGGCGGTGGCGCGGTACCTGGTGGACGTGGCCGTCAACCGCCGCACGCGGGGAGACTTCCCATGGGGCACCCTGCTGATCAACGTCTCCGGGTCGCTGATCCTCGGCATCCTGACCGGGCTGGCCCTCTACCATGGGTTCCCGGCCACACCCAAGGTGATCCTGGGCACCGGGTTCTGTGGCGGCTACACCACATTCTCGACCTTCACCTTCGAGACGGTGCGCCTCCTGGAGGAGGGTGAAGTGAAGGCCGCAGCCGGCAACGTCGCCGGGACCCTCCTGGCGGGAGCCGGGGCGGCGGCACTGGGGTTGGTGCTGGCCGCCCGGTAG